A genomic window from Vanessa tameamea isolate UH-Manoa-2023 chromosome 7, ilVanTame1 primary haplotype, whole genome shotgun sequence includes:
- the LOC113398326 gene encoding calcium-activated potassium channel slowpoke isoform X3, producing MASSEEEATTTSSSEYDCLSVRKWWCFLLSSIFTFAAGLMVVLLWRACAFVCCRKEPELSPNDPKQKEQKAARQGKQEFEGTFMTEAKDWAGELISGQTTTGRILVVLVFILSIASLIIYFIDASSEEVERCQKWSDNITQQIDLAFNIFFMVYFFIRFIAASDKLWFMLEMYSFVDYFTIPPSFVSIYLDRTWIGLRFLRALRLMTVPDILQYLNILKTSSSIRLAQLVSIFISVWLTAAGIIHLLENSGDPLEFDNAQSLSYWTCVYFLIVTMSTVGYGDVFCHTVLGRTFLVFFLLVGLAMFASSIPEIIELVGSRSKYSGELKREHGKRHIVVCGHITYESVSHFLKDFLHEDREDVDVEVVFLHRKPPDLELEGLFKRHFTTVEFFQGTIMNPIDLQRVKVHEADACLVLANKYCQDPDAEDAANIMRVISIKNYSDDIRVIIQLMQYHNKAYLLNIPSWDWKQGDDVICLAELKLGFIAQSCLAPGFSTMMANLFAMRSFKTSPDTQAWQNDYLQGTGCEMYTETLSTSFTGMSFPQASELCFTKLKLLLLAIEIKGEEGTDSKISINPRNVKIHANTQGFFIAQSADEVKRAWFYCKACHEDIKDETLIKKCKCKNLTAHQRKVGADIDVGMMMMQTGMVKQSNTYRSVDDDHHPPPTFTPPELPKKVHVRGEIARERGEDISLINRNHRSAAPTALLSPMANQLMNTTTTRQVNKVKPNVNRVPPDTNTQDQDTNYQAYHLAYEVKKLMPTSRSSGGNQNSNGVSLPAGLADDQSKDFDFEKTEMKYDSTGMFHWSPARNLEDCILDRNQAAMTVLNGHVVVCLFADPDSPLIGLRNLVMPLRASNFHYHELKHVVIVGSVEYIRREWKMLQNLPKISVLNGSPLSRADLRAVNVNLCDMCCILSAKVPSNDDPTLADKEAILASLNIKAMTFDDTIGAPVLLQRRGSVYGANVPMITELVNDSNVQFLDQDDDDDPDTELYLTQPFACGTAFAVSVLDSLMSTTYFNQNALTLIRSLITGGATPELELILAEGAGLRGGYSTPESLANRDRCRVGQISLYDGPLAQFGEAGKYGDLFVAALRTYGMLCIGLYRFRDTSSSCDASSKRYVITNPPDDFCLLPTDQVFVLMQFDPGVEYRSSRRAAGKDDAS from the exons GTAGTGTTGGTGTTCATTCTGAGTATAGCATCGCTCATCATCTACTTCATCGACGCGTCCAG tgAGGAGGTGGAGCGATGCCAGAAATGGAGTGACAATATTACCCAGCAGATCGACCTTgcctttaacatattttttatggtcTACTTTTTTATACGA ttTATAGCAGCTAGTGACAAACTATGGTTCATGCTCGAGATGTATTCATTTGTAGATTATTTCACGATACCCCCATCCTTTGTATCAATATACCTGGATAGAACGTGGATAG GGCTAAGGTTTCTCCGTGCTCTACGCTTAATGACCGTGCCTGATATTTTGCAGTACCTCAATATATTAAAGACATCGAGCTCAATTCGTTTGGCGCAACTAGTTTCTATCTTTATATCAGTATGGCTCACAGCAGCCGGCATTATTCATTTA ttgGAAAACTCTGGCGATCCATTAGAGTTCGACAATGCGCAGTCATTGTCTTACTGGACATGCGTGTACTTTCTAATAGTCACCATGTCCACTGTAGGTTACGGTGATGTGTTCTGCCACACTGTTCTTGGCAGAacatttttggttttttttctcCTCGTCGGCTTG GCAATGTTCGCTAGTAGCATTCCTGAAATTATAGAGCTGGTAGGAAGTAGGTCCAAGTACAGTGGCGAGCTGAAGCGTGAACATGGAAAAAG GCATATTGTCGTATGTGGACATATAACGTACGAATCCGTGAGCCATTTCTTAAAAGACTTCCTACACGAAGACAGAGAAGACGTGGATGTAGAGGTTGTTTTTTTACACAG GAAACCGCCCGACCTGGAGCTCGAAGGCCTGTTCAAGAGACACTTTACCACTGTGGAATTCTTTCAAGGCACCATTATGAACCCAATCGATCTACAGAGAGTAAAA GTGCACGAAGCTGACGCATGTTTAGTACTAGCCAACAAGTATTGCCAAGATCCCGACGCGGAAGACGCTGCGAACATCATGAGGGTCATTTCCATTAAAAACTACTCAGATGACATCAGGGTTATAATCCAGCTGATGCAATATCACAATAAG GCCTACCTCCTGAACATTCCGTCGTGGGATTGGAAGCAAGGCGATGATGTGATTTGTTTGGCGGAATTAAAGTTAGGTTTCATCGCGCAGAGCTGTCTAGCGCCTGGTTTCTCCACCATGATGGCAAACCTATTCGCTATGAGAAGTTTTAAAACg TCCCCCGACACGCAAGCTTGGCAGAACGATTACCTGCAAGGTACGGGGTGCGAGATGTACACGGAAACTCTGTCGACATCGTTCACTGGAATGAGCTTTCCACAAGCGAGCGA ATTATGCTTTACGAAGTTGAAACTCCTGTTACTGGCAATCGAAATCAAAGGTGAAGAAGGTACAGACAGCAAGATCTCAATAAACCCAAGAAACGTGAAGATACATGCTAACACCCAAGGCTTTTTTATCGCCCAATCCGCGGACGAAGTTAAAAG AGCTTGGTTCTATTGCAAAGCGTGTCACGAGGACATCAAAGACGAAACTCTCATCAAGAAATGCAAATGCAAAAATT TGACCGCGCACCAGCGGAAGGTTGGAGCCGACATAG ATGTCGGAATGATGATGATGCAGACGGGGATGGTGAAACAAAGTAATACATATCGAAGTGTCGACG ATGACCACCATCCTCCCCCCACCTTCACGCCGCCAGAGTTGCCCAAGAAGGTCCATGTTCGAG GTGAAATCGCTAGGGAGAGGGGAGAAGATATAAGtc TCATAAACCGTAATCATCGGAGTGCGGCTCCAACGGCCCTGTTGTCTCCGATGGCGAACCAGCTCATGAACACAACGACCACGAGGCAAGTCAACAAAGTCAAACCAAACGTCAACAGAGTACCGCCGGATAC GAATACGCAAGACCAAGATACCAATTACCAAGCCTATCATCTAGCCTACGAAGTGAAAAAActcat GCCAACTAGCAGAAGTAGTGGCGGCAATCAAAACAGCAATGGTGTAAGTCTGCCTGCCGGCCTAGCAGACGACCAGTCGAAAGATTTCGACTTCGAAAAGACTGAAATGAAATATGACTCCACAGGCATGTTCCATTGGAGTCCAGCGAGGAATTTAGAAGATTGTATATta GACAGGAATCAAGCGGCTATGACAGTGTTAAATGGTCACGTGGTAGTGTGCCTGTTCGCGGACCCAGACTCGCCTCTAATAGGACTCAGGAACCTCGTGATGCCACTACGAGCATCGAACTTCCATTACCACGAGCTGAAGCACGTCGTTATCGTGGGCAGCGTCGAATATATCAGAAGAGAGTGGAAGATGTTGCAGAATCTACCCAAGATTTCTGTTTTGAAT GGTTCACCGCTAAGCCGGGCCGACTTGCGCGCAGTGAACGTGAACCTGTGCGATATGTGCTGCATACTGTCAGCGAAGGTGCCATCGAACGATGACCCGACGCTGGCCGACAAGGAAGCTATCTTGGCTTCGCTGAACATCAAGGCGATGACGTTCGACGACACGATCGGCG cgcccgtgCTGCTGCAGCGCCGCGGGTCCGTCTACGGCGCCAACGTGCCCATGATCACGG AATTGGTGAACGACAGCAACGTACAGTTCCTCGACCAAGACGATGATGACGACCCGGACACGGAGCTGTACCTAACGCAACCATTTGCCTGCGGCACTGCATTCGCTGTCAGCGTGTTGGACTCCCTAATGTCCACT ACTTATTTTAATCAGAATGCCTTAACACTGATTCGATCACTGATCACTGGTGGTGCCACGCCTGAATTGGAGTTAATCCTCGCAGAGGGAGCTGGTCTCCGCGGAGGGTACTCCACGCCCGAGAGCTTGGCTAACAG AGATCGGTGTCGAGTCGGTCAGATATCGCTGTATGACGGTCCGCTGGCGCAGTTCGGCGAGGCCGGCAAGTACGGCGACCTGTTCGTGGCGGCGCTCCGGACGTACGGCATGCTGTGTATCGGACTTTACCGCTTTAGGGACACGTCGTCCTCGTGCGACGCGAGCAGCAAGCGATATGTCATCACTAACCCACCTGATGACTTTTGCTTGCTGCCGACGGATCAG GTGTTCGTGCTGATGCAGTTCGACCCGGGCGTAGAGTACCGGTCGAGCCGGCGCGCGGCGGGCAAGGACGACGCGTCCTGA
- the LOC113398326 gene encoding calcium-activated potassium channel slowpoke isoform X2, producing MASSEEEATTTSSSEYDCLSVRKWWCFLLSSIFTFAAGLMVVLLWRACAFVCCRKEPELSPNDPKQKEQKAARQGKQEFEGTFMTEAKDWAGELISGQTTTGRILVVLVFILSIASLIIYFIDASSEEVERCQKWSDNITQQIDLAFNIFFMVYFFIRFIAASDKLWFMLEMYSFVDYFTIPPSFVSIYLDRTWIGLRFLRALRLMTVPDILQYLNILKTSSSIRLAQLVSIFISVWLTAAGIIHLLENSGDPLEFDNAQSLSYWTCVYFLIVTMSTVGYGDVFCHTVLGRTFLVFFLLVGLAMFASSIPEIIELVGSRSKYSGELKREHGKRHIVVCGHITYESVSHFLKDFLHEDREDVDVEVVFLHRKPPDLELEGLFKRHFTTVEFFQGTIMNPIDLQRVKVHEADACLVLANKYCQDPDAEDAANIMRVISIKNYSDDIRVIIQLMQYHNKAYLLNIPSWDWKQGDDVICLAELKLGFIAQSCLAPGFSTMMANLFAMRSFKTSRRKAKWSYDYKRGTGMEMYTETLNSSFIGMQFRHAAELCFTKLKLLLLAIEIKGEEGTDSKISINPRNVKIHANTQGFFIAQSADEVKRAWFYCKACHEDIKDETLIKKCKCKNYVGMMMMQTGMVKQSNTYRSVDDDHHPPPTFTPPELPKKVHVRGEIARERGEDISLINRNHRSAAPTALLSPMANQLMNTTTTRQVNKVKPNVNRVPPDTNTQDQDTNYQAYHLAYEVKKLMPTSRSSGGNQNSNGVSLPAGLADDQSKDFDFEKTEMKYDSTGMFHWSPARNLEDCILDRNQAAMTVLNGHVVVCLFADPDSPLIGLRNLVMPLRASNFHYHELKHVVIVGSVEYIRREWKMLQNLPKISVLNGSPLSRADLRAVNVNLCDMCCILSAKVPSNDDPTLADKEAILASLNIKAMTFDDTIGVLSAGAAANGGGAQPPPGAAPAPVLLQRRGSVYGANVPMITELVNDSNVQFLDQDDDDDPDTELYLTQPFACGTAFAVSVLDSLMSTTYFNQNALTLIRSLITGGATPELELILAEGAGLRGGYSTPESLANRDRCRVGQISLYDGPLAQFGEAGKYGDLFVAALRTYGMLCIGLYRFRDTSSSCDASSKRYVITNPPDDFCLLPTDQVFVLMQFDPGVEYRSSRRAAGKDDAS from the exons GTAGTGTTGGTGTTCATTCTGAGTATAGCATCGCTCATCATCTACTTCATCGACGCGTCCAG tgAGGAGGTGGAGCGATGCCAGAAATGGAGTGACAATATTACCCAGCAGATCGACCTTgcctttaacatattttttatggtcTACTTTTTTATACGA ttTATAGCAGCTAGTGACAAACTATGGTTCATGCTCGAGATGTATTCATTTGTAGATTATTTCACGATACCCCCATCCTTTGTATCAATATACCTGGATAGAACGTGGATAG GGCTAAGGTTTCTCCGTGCTCTACGCTTAATGACCGTGCCTGATATTTTGCAGTACCTCAATATATTAAAGACATCGAGCTCAATTCGTTTGGCGCAACTAGTTTCTATCTTTATATCAGTATGGCTCACAGCAGCCGGCATTATTCATTTA ttgGAAAACTCTGGCGATCCATTAGAGTTCGACAATGCGCAGTCATTGTCTTACTGGACATGCGTGTACTTTCTAATAGTCACCATGTCCACTGTAGGTTACGGTGATGTGTTCTGCCACACTGTTCTTGGCAGAacatttttggttttttttctcCTCGTCGGCTTG GCAATGTTCGCTAGTAGCATTCCTGAAATTATAGAGCTGGTAGGAAGTAGGTCCAAGTACAGTGGCGAGCTGAAGCGTGAACATGGAAAAAG GCATATTGTCGTATGTGGACATATAACGTACGAATCCGTGAGCCATTTCTTAAAAGACTTCCTACACGAAGACAGAGAAGACGTGGATGTAGAGGTTGTTTTTTTACACAG GAAACCGCCCGACCTGGAGCTCGAAGGCCTGTTCAAGAGACACTTTACCACTGTGGAATTCTTTCAAGGCACCATTATGAACCCAATCGATCTACAGAGAGTAAAA GTGCACGAAGCTGACGCATGTTTAGTACTAGCCAACAAGTATTGCCAAGATCCCGACGCGGAAGACGCTGCGAACATCATGAGGGTCATTTCCATTAAAAACTACTCAGATGACATCAGGGTTATAATCCAGCTGATGCAATATCACAATAAG GCCTACCTCCTGAACATTCCGTCGTGGGATTGGAAGCAAGGCGATGATGTGATTTGTTTGGCGGAATTAAAGTTAGGTTTCATCGCGCAGAGCTGTCTAGCGCCTGGTTTCTCCACCATGATGGCAAACCTATTCGCTATGAGAAGTTTTAAAACg TCCCGACGAAAGGCTAAATGGAGTTATGACTACAAAAGAGGTACCGGCATGGAGATGTACACGGAGACACTCAATTCATCTTTTATTGGAATGCAGTTCAGGCACGCAGCGGA ATTATGCTTTACGAAGTTGAAACTCCTGTTACTGGCAATCGAAATCAAAGGTGAAGAAGGTACAGACAGCAAGATCTCAATAAACCCAAGAAACGTGAAGATACATGCTAACACCCAAGGCTTTTTTATCGCCCAATCCGCGGACGAAGTTAAAAG AGCTTGGTTCTATTGCAAAGCGTGTCACGAGGACATCAAAGACGAAACTCTCATCAAGAAATGCAAATGCAAAAATT ATGTCGGAATGATGATGATGCAGACGGGGATGGTGAAACAAAGTAATACATATCGAAGTGTCGACG ATGACCACCATCCTCCCCCCACCTTCACGCCGCCAGAGTTGCCCAAGAAGGTCCATGTTCGAG GTGAAATCGCTAGGGAGAGGGGAGAAGATATAAGtc TCATAAACCGTAATCATCGGAGTGCGGCTCCAACGGCCCTGTTGTCTCCGATGGCGAACCAGCTCATGAACACAACGACCACGAGGCAAGTCAACAAAGTCAAACCAAACGTCAACAGAGTACCGCCGGATAC GAATACGCAAGACCAAGATACCAATTACCAAGCCTATCATCTAGCCTACGAAGTGAAAAAActcat GCCAACTAGCAGAAGTAGTGGCGGCAATCAAAACAGCAATGGTGTAAGTCTGCCTGCCGGCCTAGCAGACGACCAGTCGAAAGATTTCGACTTCGAAAAGACTGAAATGAAATATGACTCCACAGGCATGTTCCATTGGAGTCCAGCGAGGAATTTAGAAGATTGTATATta GACAGGAATCAAGCGGCTATGACAGTGTTAAATGGTCACGTGGTAGTGTGCCTGTTCGCGGACCCAGACTCGCCTCTAATAGGACTCAGGAACCTCGTGATGCCACTACGAGCATCGAACTTCCATTACCACGAGCTGAAGCACGTCGTTATCGTGGGCAGCGTCGAATATATCAGAAGAGAGTGGAAGATGTTGCAGAATCTACCCAAGATTTCTGTTTTGAAT GGTTCACCGCTAAGCCGGGCCGACTTGCGCGCAGTGAACGTGAACCTGTGCGATATGTGCTGCATACTGTCAGCGAAGGTGCCATCGAACGATGACCCGACGCTGGCCGACAAGGAAGCTATCTTGGCTTCGCTGAACATCAAGGCGATGACGTTCGACGACACGATCGGCGTGCTgagcgcgggcgcggcggccaACGGCGGCGGCGCGCAGCCCCCGCccggcgccgcgcccgcgcccgtgCTGCTGCAGCGCCGCGGGTCCGTCTACGGCGCCAACGTGCCCATGATCACGG AATTGGTGAACGACAGCAACGTACAGTTCCTCGACCAAGACGATGATGACGACCCGGACACGGAGCTGTACCTAACGCAACCATTTGCCTGCGGCACTGCATTCGCTGTCAGCGTGTTGGACTCCCTAATGTCCACT ACTTATTTTAATCAGAATGCCTTAACACTGATTCGATCACTGATCACTGGTGGTGCCACGCCTGAATTGGAGTTAATCCTCGCAGAGGGAGCTGGTCTCCGCGGAGGGTACTCCACGCCCGAGAGCTTGGCTAACAG AGATCGGTGTCGAGTCGGTCAGATATCGCTGTATGACGGTCCGCTGGCGCAGTTCGGCGAGGCCGGCAAGTACGGCGACCTGTTCGTGGCGGCGCTCCGGACGTACGGCATGCTGTGTATCGGACTTTACCGCTTTAGGGACACGTCGTCCTCGTGCGACGCGAGCAGCAAGCGATATGTCATCACTAACCCACCTGATGACTTTTGCTTGCTGCCGACGGATCAG GTGTTCGTGCTGATGCAGTTCGACCCGGGCGTAGAGTACCGGTCGAGCCGGCGCGCGGCGGGCAAGGACGACGCGTCCTGA
- the LOC113398326 gene encoding calcium-activated potassium channel slowpoke isoform X1 — MASSEEEATTTSSSEYDCLSVRKWWCFLLSSIFTFAAGLMVVLLWRACAFVCCRKEPELSPNDPKQKEQKAARQGKQEFEGTFMTEAKDWAGELISGQTTTGRILVVLVFILSIASLIIYFIDASSEEVERCQKWSDNITQQIDLAFNIFFMVYFFIRFIAASDKLWFMLEMYSFVDYFTIPPSFVSIYLDRTWIGLRFLRALRLMTVPDILQYLNILKTSSSIRLAQLVSIFISVWLTAAGIIHLLENSGDPLEFDNAQSLSYWTCVYFLIVTMSTVGYGDVFCHTVLGRTFLVFFLLVGLAMFASSIPEIIELVGSRSKYSGELKREHGKRHIVVCGHITYESVSHFLKDFLHEDREDVDVEVVFLHRKPPDLELEGLFKRHFTTVEFFQGTIMNPIDLQRVKVHEADACLVLANKYCQDPDAEDAANIMRVISIKNYSDDIRVIIQLMQYHNKAYLLNIPSWDWKQGDDVICLAELKLGFIAQSCLAPGFSTMMANLFAMRSFKTSPDTQAWQNDYLQGTGCEMYTETLSTSFTGMSFPQASELCFTKLKLLLLAIEIKGEEGTDSKISINPRNVKIHANTQGFFIAQSADEVKRAWFYCKACHEDIKDETLIKKCKCKNLTAHQRKVGADIDVGMMMMQTGMVKQSNTYRSVDDDHHPPPTFTPPELPKKVHVRGEIARERGEDISLINRNHRSAAPTALLSPMANQLMNTTTTRQVNKVKPNVNRVPPDTNTQDQDTNYQAYHLAYEVKKLMPTSRSSGGNQNSNGVSLPAGLADDQSKDFDFEKTEMKYDSTGMFHWSPARNLEDCILDRNQAAMTVLNGHVVVCLFADPDSPLIGLRNLVMPLRASNFHYHELKHVVIVGSVEYIRREWKMLQNLPKISVLNGSPLSRADLRAVNVNLCDMCCILSAKVPSNDDPTLADKEAILASLNIKAMTFDDTIGVLSAGAAANGGGAQPPPGAAPAPVLLQRRGSVYGANVPMITELVNDSNVQFLDQDDDDDPDTELYLTQPFACGTAFAVSVLDSLMSTTYFNQNALTLIRSLITGGATPELELILAEGAGLRGGYSTPESLANRDRCRVGQISLYDGPLAQFGEAGKYGDLFVAALRTYGMLCIGLYRFRDTSSSCDASSKRYVITNPPDDFCLLPTDQVFVLMQFDPGVEYRSSRRAAGKDDAS; from the exons GTAGTGTTGGTGTTCATTCTGAGTATAGCATCGCTCATCATCTACTTCATCGACGCGTCCAG tgAGGAGGTGGAGCGATGCCAGAAATGGAGTGACAATATTACCCAGCAGATCGACCTTgcctttaacatattttttatggtcTACTTTTTTATACGA ttTATAGCAGCTAGTGACAAACTATGGTTCATGCTCGAGATGTATTCATTTGTAGATTATTTCACGATACCCCCATCCTTTGTATCAATATACCTGGATAGAACGTGGATAG GGCTAAGGTTTCTCCGTGCTCTACGCTTAATGACCGTGCCTGATATTTTGCAGTACCTCAATATATTAAAGACATCGAGCTCAATTCGTTTGGCGCAACTAGTTTCTATCTTTATATCAGTATGGCTCACAGCAGCCGGCATTATTCATTTA ttgGAAAACTCTGGCGATCCATTAGAGTTCGACAATGCGCAGTCATTGTCTTACTGGACATGCGTGTACTTTCTAATAGTCACCATGTCCACTGTAGGTTACGGTGATGTGTTCTGCCACACTGTTCTTGGCAGAacatttttggttttttttctcCTCGTCGGCTTG GCAATGTTCGCTAGTAGCATTCCTGAAATTATAGAGCTGGTAGGAAGTAGGTCCAAGTACAGTGGCGAGCTGAAGCGTGAACATGGAAAAAG GCATATTGTCGTATGTGGACATATAACGTACGAATCCGTGAGCCATTTCTTAAAAGACTTCCTACACGAAGACAGAGAAGACGTGGATGTAGAGGTTGTTTTTTTACACAG GAAACCGCCCGACCTGGAGCTCGAAGGCCTGTTCAAGAGACACTTTACCACTGTGGAATTCTTTCAAGGCACCATTATGAACCCAATCGATCTACAGAGAGTAAAA GTGCACGAAGCTGACGCATGTTTAGTACTAGCCAACAAGTATTGCCAAGATCCCGACGCGGAAGACGCTGCGAACATCATGAGGGTCATTTCCATTAAAAACTACTCAGATGACATCAGGGTTATAATCCAGCTGATGCAATATCACAATAAG GCCTACCTCCTGAACATTCCGTCGTGGGATTGGAAGCAAGGCGATGATGTGATTTGTTTGGCGGAATTAAAGTTAGGTTTCATCGCGCAGAGCTGTCTAGCGCCTGGTTTCTCCACCATGATGGCAAACCTATTCGCTATGAGAAGTTTTAAAACg TCCCCCGACACGCAAGCTTGGCAGAACGATTACCTGCAAGGTACGGGGTGCGAGATGTACACGGAAACTCTGTCGACATCGTTCACTGGAATGAGCTTTCCACAAGCGAGCGA ATTATGCTTTACGAAGTTGAAACTCCTGTTACTGGCAATCGAAATCAAAGGTGAAGAAGGTACAGACAGCAAGATCTCAATAAACCCAAGAAACGTGAAGATACATGCTAACACCCAAGGCTTTTTTATCGCCCAATCCGCGGACGAAGTTAAAAG AGCTTGGTTCTATTGCAAAGCGTGTCACGAGGACATCAAAGACGAAACTCTCATCAAGAAATGCAAATGCAAAAATT TGACCGCGCACCAGCGGAAGGTTGGAGCCGACATAG ATGTCGGAATGATGATGATGCAGACGGGGATGGTGAAACAAAGTAATACATATCGAAGTGTCGACG ATGACCACCATCCTCCCCCCACCTTCACGCCGCCAGAGTTGCCCAAGAAGGTCCATGTTCGAG GTGAAATCGCTAGGGAGAGGGGAGAAGATATAAGtc TCATAAACCGTAATCATCGGAGTGCGGCTCCAACGGCCCTGTTGTCTCCGATGGCGAACCAGCTCATGAACACAACGACCACGAGGCAAGTCAACAAAGTCAAACCAAACGTCAACAGAGTACCGCCGGATAC GAATACGCAAGACCAAGATACCAATTACCAAGCCTATCATCTAGCCTACGAAGTGAAAAAActcat GCCAACTAGCAGAAGTAGTGGCGGCAATCAAAACAGCAATGGTGTAAGTCTGCCTGCCGGCCTAGCAGACGACCAGTCGAAAGATTTCGACTTCGAAAAGACTGAAATGAAATATGACTCCACAGGCATGTTCCATTGGAGTCCAGCGAGGAATTTAGAAGATTGTATATta GACAGGAATCAAGCGGCTATGACAGTGTTAAATGGTCACGTGGTAGTGTGCCTGTTCGCGGACCCAGACTCGCCTCTAATAGGACTCAGGAACCTCGTGATGCCACTACGAGCATCGAACTTCCATTACCACGAGCTGAAGCACGTCGTTATCGTGGGCAGCGTCGAATATATCAGAAGAGAGTGGAAGATGTTGCAGAATCTACCCAAGATTTCTGTTTTGAAT GGTTCACCGCTAAGCCGGGCCGACTTGCGCGCAGTGAACGTGAACCTGTGCGATATGTGCTGCATACTGTCAGCGAAGGTGCCATCGAACGATGACCCGACGCTGGCCGACAAGGAAGCTATCTTGGCTTCGCTGAACATCAAGGCGATGACGTTCGACGACACGATCGGCGTGCTgagcgcgggcgcggcggccaACGGCGGCGGCGCGCAGCCCCCGCccggcgccgcgcccgcgcccgtgCTGCTGCAGCGCCGCGGGTCCGTCTACGGCGCCAACGTGCCCATGATCACGG AATTGGTGAACGACAGCAACGTACAGTTCCTCGACCAAGACGATGATGACGACCCGGACACGGAGCTGTACCTAACGCAACCATTTGCCTGCGGCACTGCATTCGCTGTCAGCGTGTTGGACTCCCTAATGTCCACT ACTTATTTTAATCAGAATGCCTTAACACTGATTCGATCACTGATCACTGGTGGTGCCACGCCTGAATTGGAGTTAATCCTCGCAGAGGGAGCTGGTCTCCGCGGAGGGTACTCCACGCCCGAGAGCTTGGCTAACAG AGATCGGTGTCGAGTCGGTCAGATATCGCTGTATGACGGTCCGCTGGCGCAGTTCGGCGAGGCCGGCAAGTACGGCGACCTGTTCGTGGCGGCGCTCCGGACGTACGGCATGCTGTGTATCGGACTTTACCGCTTTAGGGACACGTCGTCCTCGTGCGACGCGAGCAGCAAGCGATATGTCATCACTAACCCACCTGATGACTTTTGCTTGCTGCCGACGGATCAG GTGTTCGTGCTGATGCAGTTCGACCCGGGCGTAGAGTACCGGTCGAGCCGGCGCGCGGCGGGCAAGGACGACGCGTCCTGA